In one Nicotiana tomentosiformis chromosome 6, ASM39032v3, whole genome shotgun sequence genomic region, the following are encoded:
- the LOC104113121 gene encoding probable serine/threonine-protein kinase PBL25, with amino-acid sequence MICFSCFSSNGSTTSKRKCTKRKETSTTAVHPHRENLSPQQAQPWSSKPKTHQYKPHSHPPQRPQSSQPEKIRNVPAETRHQNSSKKDEENKNIAAQTFTYRELATATKNFRQEYLIGEGGFGRVYKGRLDKTGQVVAVKQLDRNGLQGNREFLVEVLMLSLLHDTNLVNLIGYCADGDQRLLVYEYMPLGALEDHLFDIPPDGTPLDWFTRVKIALNAAKGLEYLHHKANPPVIYRDLKSSNILLDKEYNAKLSDFGLAKLGPMGDNSHVSSRVMGTYGYCAPEYQRTGQLTVKSDVYSFGVVLLELITGQRAVDTTKNGHDQILVAWAEPIFKDTNRYTELADPLLKGDFPKRSFNQAVAIAAMCLQEDPAVRPLINDVVTALSFLWAESSDNGFVSSISPDPLPEVSADNESDNEEIKTSAKERQRAVAEAIEWGSNSRTQNERLP; translated from the exons ATGATTTGTTTTTCATGTTTTTCGTCCAATGGGAGTACAACATCCAAAAGGAAAtgtacaaaaagaaaagaaacatcaACAACTGCTGTTCATCCTCATAGAGAAAACTTATCGCCACAACAAGCACAACCTTGGTCGTCTAAGCCAAAGACGCATCAATATAAGCCACATTCTCACCCGCCGCAACGACCACAGTCGTCACAGCCAG AAAAAATAAGAAACGTTCCAGCAGAAACCAGACACCAAAATTCATCTAAGAAGGATGAAGAGAACAAGAATATTGCAGCTCAAACTTTCACTTATAGGGAATTGGCAACAGCTACAAAGAATTTCCGTCAAGAATATCTGATTGGTGAAGGTGGATTTGGACGTGTTTATAAGGGTCGCCTTGACAAAACTGGCcag GTTGTAGCAGTAAAGCAGCTTGACCGTAATGGATTACAAGGAAACAGAGAATTCCTTGTAGAAGTGTTGATGTTAAGCCTTTTGCACGATACCAATCTTGTAAATTTGATTGGATATTGTGCTGATGGAGATCAGAGACTTCTGGTGTATGAGTATATGCCATTGGGGGCATTAGAGGATCATCTATTTG ATATTCCACCAGATGGAACTCCACTGGATTGGTTTACAAGGGTGAAAATAGCATTAAATGCAGCAAAGGGTCTTGAATATTTACATCATAAAGCCAATCCACCAGTTATTTACCGTGATTTGAAGTCCTCAAATATCTTGCTGGATAAAGAGTATAATGCAAAATTATCAGACTTTGGTTTAGCCAAACTTGGACCAATGGGTGATAATTCCCATGTTTCTTCCAGAGTTATGGGAACTTATGGTTATTGTGCACCAGAGTATCAAAGAACAGGACAACTTACTGTCAAATCTGATGTCTATAGCTTTGGTGTTGTTTTATTGGAGCTAATTACAGGACAGAGAGCTGTTGATACTACAAAGAATGGCCATGATCAGATTTTAGTTGCTTGG GCTGAGCCAATTTTCAAAGACACAAATAGATACACAGAATTGGCAGATCCACTTCTTAAAGGAGACTTCCCAAAAAGAAGTTTCAATCAAGCAGTTGCTATTGCTGCAATGTGCCTACAAGAAGATCCAGCAGTACGTCCACTGATCAATGATGTTGTCACTGCTCTCAGTTTCCTTTGGGCTGAATCATCTGATAACGGATTCGTTTCGTCAATATCTCCTGATCCATTACCTGAAGTTTCAGCTGATAATGAAAGTGATAATGAAGAAATTAAAACATCTGCAAAAGAACGTCAGAGAGCAGTTGCAGAAGCCATAGAATGGGGTTCAAATTCAAGAACTCAAAATGAAAGATTACCATAG